A region from the Natronorubrum halophilum genome encodes:
- a CDS encoding winged helix-turn-helix transcriptional regulator encodes MSSPRTKSREDPVDACPVIESLEQIGSQWRLAVLHELLTGEQRFNELKRSTGANARTLSRVLDDLGEMGFVERRLEEDAPIATYYSLTDKGESLEPVFDEIECWAGSWLDGFEN; translated from the coding sequence ATGTCATCTCCACGGACGAAGTCCCGCGAGGACCCCGTCGACGCCTGCCCCGTTATCGAATCGCTCGAGCAGATCGGCTCCCAGTGGCGACTCGCCGTTCTCCACGAACTGCTTACGGGCGAGCAGCGCTTCAACGAACTCAAGCGCTCGACCGGCGCGAACGCGCGCACCCTCTCGCGCGTGCTCGACGACCTCGGCGAGATGGGGTTCGTCGAACGCCGTCTCGAGGAAGACGCCCCGATCGCGACCTACTACAGTTTGACCGACAAAGGCGAGTCGCTCGAGCCGGTGTTCGACGAGATCGAGTGTTGGGCCGGCTCGTGGCTCGACGGGTTCGAGAACTGA
- a CDS encoding SRPBCC family protein, translating into MTRLQRTRTPDGRRLEVSHVLSVPAADAWEVLVDTARWPEWSPLVNGVESTDRRIRTGTTGRVRVSGVWVPFRITDCSDYRWSWRISRVPVASHRVDDLREGRCRIAFELPLHAVGSVPVCLRALERLEELLVAEE; encoded by the coding sequence ATGACTCGTCTTCAGCGGACGCGAACGCCGGACGGTCGCCGACTCGAGGTCTCACACGTCCTGTCCGTCCCTGCGGCCGACGCGTGGGAGGTGCTCGTCGACACCGCTCGATGGCCCGAGTGGTCGCCGCTCGTAAACGGCGTCGAGTCCACCGACCGACGGATTCGAACCGGGACGACGGGTCGGGTGCGAGTGTCCGGCGTCTGGGTTCCGTTTCGGATCACCGACTGTTCGGACTACCGGTGGAGTTGGCGAATCTCGAGGGTGCCGGTGGCATCCCACCGGGTCGACGACCTGCGGGAGGGACGGTGTCGAATCGCCTTCGAACTCCCGTTGCACGCCGTCGGCTCCGTGCCGGTCTGTTTGCGCGCGCTCGAGCGACTCGAGGAACTGCTGGTCGCCGAGGAATGA
- a CDS encoding DUF1428 domain-containing protein, with translation MERYVDGFVIPIPNDQLNSYREMADEAGKLWIEHGALEYFEGVGDDMEPDMDGMPTVTFPQLAETGDNETVVFSFIVFESRDHRDEVNAKVMEDPAMDPDNFDEEMPFDTERMSYGGFRSIVSYEN, from the coding sequence ATGGAACGCTACGTTGACGGCTTCGTTATCCCGATCCCGAATGATCAACTCAATTCGTACCGCGAAATGGCCGACGAGGCCGGAAAACTCTGGATTGAACACGGTGCTCTCGAGTACTTCGAAGGGGTCGGAGACGACATGGAGCCCGACATGGATGGGATGCCGACGGTGACCTTCCCACAACTCGCAGAAACAGGGGACAACGAGACGGTCGTGTTCTCATTTATCGTGTTCGAGTCGCGGGACCACCGCGACGAGGTGAACGCGAAGGTGATGGAAGACCCCGCGATGGATCCGGACAACTTCGATGAGGAGATGCCCTTTGACACGGAGCGCATGTCGTACGGCGGTTTCCGTTCCATCGTCAGTTACGAAAACTGA
- a CDS encoding PAS domain-containing sensor histidine kinase, which translates to MSERGGASEKAFWGETDDTEALQHYRTLLNTIDDGIYRLDTEDRLVSVNNVIVEIAGYTREELLGEHVSVLFGDDSTTIEHEIDRLRATPSDQSELLDLTMETAEGDQIRCEVRVNVLDADDTVQGTVGIVREIGERKQAETEATEATFRRLFENVPGNYLIVQPEDHEIVAVSDAYLDATMTERAEIMGKTLFEIFPNNPDDPAEGVGNLRESLERVAETGEADVMPVTHYPIPDRESDSDEFEERWWSPINSPVFDATGKIDYVVHSVEDITPIVQELQADGEQELLHDPDTAKSQLASDIVLRGQELLQQAKREAYEQLHESEERFRALVTTTSDAVFSANADWTELHSLAGSDFLADADEQGPSWVEKYVPPEDQPHVREAIDEAIRTKSSFELEHRVVREDGTVAWIVSRATPLLDEGGEITRWLGAANDVTERVERERYLEDAKERLEAAAEAGAVGTWEWHISDDQMVTSASFAKKYGIDPDAATEGVSLDQFLLTIHEDDRERIKRKIEGAIESGEQYEEEYRVWDDDDELRWVVARGHVEYDDDGTPVSFPGALADITERKQFERRLEESNERLEQFAYAASHDLQEPLRMVTSYLQLIERRYADELNEDGKEFIDFAVDGADRMHDMIKGLLEYSRVERRGDPFEPIDLDAVLADVRRDLKIKIEESDAAITVESLPRVEGDPGQLRQVFQNLVDNAIEYSDDPPQVDVSAVRNGSEVIVSVTDDGIGIDPDDRERVFEVFQRLHAQGEHSGTGVGLALCKRIVERHGGDIWVESEPGEGATFSFTLPVASGDDT; encoded by the coding sequence ATGAGTGAACGGGGCGGGGCTTCTGAAAAGGCGTTCTGGGGAGAAACGGACGACACCGAGGCTCTCCAGCACTATCGCACCCTCCTCAATACGATCGACGACGGGATCTATCGACTCGACACGGAAGACCGCCTCGTTTCGGTCAACAACGTCATCGTCGAGATAGCCGGATACACACGTGAGGAACTGCTCGGCGAGCACGTGTCCGTGCTTTTCGGTGACGACAGTACGACGATCGAACACGAGATCGACCGCCTCCGAGCGACCCCCTCCGATCAAAGCGAGTTACTCGATCTCACCATGGAGACCGCCGAGGGGGACCAAATTCGCTGCGAAGTGCGGGTGAACGTGCTCGACGCGGATGATACCGTACAAGGAACAGTCGGGATCGTTCGCGAAATTGGCGAACGCAAACAGGCGGAAACGGAAGCCACCGAAGCGACTTTTCGTCGACTGTTCGAGAACGTGCCCGGTAACTATCTCATCGTACAGCCCGAGGACCACGAGATAGTGGCCGTGAGCGATGCGTATCTGGACGCGACGATGACCGAGCGGGCGGAGATTATGGGGAAGACGTTGTTCGAAATCTTCCCGAACAATCCCGACGATCCGGCCGAGGGCGTCGGAAACCTGCGTGAATCACTCGAGAGAGTAGCGGAGACCGGGGAGGCCGACGTCATGCCGGTGACGCACTATCCGATCCCTGATCGCGAATCCGACAGCGACGAGTTCGAGGAACGCTGGTGGAGTCCGATCAATTCGCCGGTGTTTGACGCGACTGGCAAAATCGACTACGTCGTCCACAGTGTCGAGGATATCACTCCAATCGTCCAGGAACTCCAAGCAGACGGCGAGCAGGAGCTGCTACACGATCCAGACACGGCAAAATCACAGCTCGCATCGGACATCGTGTTGCGCGGACAGGAGTTACTACAACAGGCAAAGCGAGAAGCGTACGAACAGCTGCACGAGAGCGAAGAACGCTTTCGCGCGTTGGTCACAACCACGTCGGACGCAGTGTTCAGTGCGAACGCGGATTGGACCGAGTTGCACAGTTTAGCGGGGTCGGATTTCCTCGCTGACGCCGACGAGCAAGGGCCGTCATGGGTCGAAAAATACGTTCCACCCGAAGACCAGCCGCACGTTCGGGAAGCCATTGACGAAGCAATTCGCACGAAAAGCAGCTTCGAGTTGGAACACCGAGTCGTTCGTGAAGACGGCACAGTAGCTTGGATTGTCTCGCGTGCCACACCGCTCTTGGATGAGGGTGGCGAAATCACTCGATGGTTAGGAGCGGCAAACGACGTAACCGAGCGGGTCGAACGCGAGCGCTATCTCGAGGATGCAAAAGAGCGACTGGAGGCGGCGGCCGAAGCCGGCGCTGTCGGAACATGGGAGTGGCATATTTCCGATGACCAGATGGTTACCAGTGCTTCCTTCGCCAAGAAGTACGGGATCGATCCCGACGCGGCCACCGAGGGCGTATCACTCGACCAGTTCCTCTTGACCATCCACGAAGACGATCGCGAGCGGATCAAACGAAAAATCGAGGGCGCCATCGAATCGGGGGAGCAGTACGAAGAAGAGTACCGCGTTTGGGACGACGACGACGAACTTCGCTGGGTCGTTGCGCGCGGTCACGTCGAGTACGACGATGACGGTACTCCAGTGTCGTTCCCTGGCGCCCTGGCCGATATCACCGAGCGCAAGCAGTTCGAGCGGCGACTCGAGGAATCCAACGAGCGTCTCGAACAGTTCGCCTACGCTGCCTCTCACGACCTGCAAGAACCCCTGCGGATGGTCACGAGCTATCTCCAGTTGATCGAACGCCGCTACGCCGATGAGCTCAACGAGGACGGTAAGGAGTTCATCGACTTCGCCGTCGATGGTGCCGACCGGATGCACGACATGATCAAGGGATTGCTCGAGTATTCACGGGTCGAAAGGCGCGGCGATCCCTTCGAACCGATCGATCTGGACGCCGTTCTCGCGGATGTTCGCCGGGACCTCAAGATAAAAATCGAAGAGAGCGACGCCGCAATCACGGTCGAGTCGCTGCCTCGTGTCGAGGGCGACCCAGGGCAGTTACGCCAGGTATTCCAGAACTTGGTCGATAACGCCATCGAGTACAGCGACGACCCGCCACAGGTAGATGTTTCGGCTGTGCGGAACGGTTCCGAGGTAATCGTCTCAGTCACCGACGATGGGATCGGAATTGACCCGGACGACAGAGAGCGTGTCTTCGAAGTATTCCAGCGCCTGCACGCGCAGGGCGAGCATTCGGGTACGGGGGTCGGCCTCGCGCTCTGTAAGCGCATTGTCGAGCGTCACGGTGGCGACATCTGGGTCGAGTCCGAACCGGGCGAGGGCGCGACCTTTTCGTTTACGCTCCCTGTTGCAAGCGGTGACGATACGTAA
- a CDS encoding penicillin acylase family protein: MPADTTRRGVLAGALAAGIGGLTLTGARELLEQFAPLSGRAWNAADRTLSESVESPHGEATVRVDDDGVPHVEADDEAAAYFAVGYVQAFDRLFQLDLQRRVMRGQLSELVGDATLEDDEFHVRMAFAEAAEATWEHIVGTPAGALVEAYADGVNEAIEREPLPLEFELLGYEPREWTPVDSMLMEKQISWDLTGNFGELRRELVADRLGEELAETLYPERLDHDTPILRDAVDADRLEGGDSDSGDETGSETGNSDGSNDAVDAVGSELASWLSRFESPTGVGSNSWVVSGEHTASGAPIVAYDPHLTLMTPPLWYEQHVETLETSVRGATFPGVPFVISGANESGTWSFTNVGADVLDCYRYEIDADGERYRYAGEWREFETSERELAVAGDENRTITLRRTVHGPVLEREQRTVGVAWTGHTATRTTEAIYEFGRSGGLEDLLEATRRFDLPTQNLVYADTDGRTLYYATGKLPVRTVDGEAVSGNRVFDGSAGEGEWEGFTPFGESSWDGFVPFEEKPHAIDPDVLATANQRVVDDPEHYVGVAYASPYRGARIYDQLDERVASGEATDPEFHRDLQSDTRDGRADQFVPELLEALEAHEADDGLEDAAATLDGWDRRMDRNSAGALVFARWVDHVRRLTLEPQFGDANLDESYYPGDWEIATLPDDSDLYVDRSRAETMVEALMEALEEIDDEGWDVYGDWNTTRTIEHPFGAEAPFLDYDERPLDGSRATVNNYRVESAVGSSWRMVVEPGGDATAVLPGGNSGDYFSAHYDDQFERWIDNDQKPMDRTSDGDVTVTFTEGSS, translated from the coding sequence GTGCCAGCAGACACCACACGCCGCGGCGTTCTCGCCGGCGCGCTCGCCGCGGGAATCGGCGGCCTGACGCTGACCGGCGCTCGAGAACTGCTCGAGCAGTTCGCGCCCCTGTCGGGGCGGGCCTGGAACGCGGCCGACCGAACGCTTTCGGAGTCGGTCGAAAGCCCGCACGGCGAGGCGACCGTCCGCGTCGACGACGACGGCGTTCCGCACGTCGAAGCGGACGACGAGGCGGCGGCGTACTTCGCCGTCGGCTACGTCCAGGCGTTCGATCGACTCTTCCAACTCGACCTCCAGCGGCGGGTTATGCGCGGCCAGCTCTCCGAACTCGTCGGCGACGCCACGCTCGAGGACGACGAGTTCCACGTGCGGATGGCGTTCGCCGAAGCGGCCGAAGCGACCTGGGAGCACATCGTCGGGACCCCCGCGGGAGCGCTCGTCGAGGCCTACGCGGACGGCGTCAACGAAGCGATCGAGCGCGAGCCCCTCCCCCTTGAGTTCGAACTTCTCGGATACGAACCGCGCGAGTGGACGCCGGTCGACTCGATGCTGATGGAAAAACAGATTTCGTGGGATCTGACGGGGAACTTCGGCGAACTCCGGCGGGAACTCGTGGCCGATCGGCTCGGCGAGGAGCTCGCCGAGACGCTGTATCCGGAGCGGCTGGATCACGACACGCCGATCCTCCGCGACGCCGTCGATGCGGATCGCCTCGAGGGCGGTGACAGCGATTCGGGTGACGAGACCGGGTCGGAGACGGGGAACTCGGACGGATCGAACGACGCAGTCGACGCGGTCGGCTCGGAACTGGCGAGTTGGCTCTCGCGGTTCGAGTCGCCGACGGGCGTCGGATCGAACAGCTGGGTCGTCTCGGGCGAGCACACCGCCAGCGGGGCTCCGATCGTCGCGTACGATCCACACCTCACGCTGATGACGCCGCCGCTGTGGTACGAACAACACGTCGAGACGCTCGAGACCTCGGTTCGGGGGGCGACCTTCCCGGGCGTTCCCTTCGTCATTTCGGGAGCCAACGAGTCCGGCACGTGGTCGTTCACCAACGTCGGTGCCGACGTGCTCGATTGCTATCGCTACGAGATCGATGCCGACGGCGAACGCTACCGGTATGCGGGCGAGTGGCGAGAGTTCGAAACTTCGGAGCGAGAACTCGCCGTCGCGGGTGATGAGAACCGGACGATCACCCTCCGGAGAACGGTCCACGGACCGGTGCTCGAGCGCGAGCAACGGACGGTCGGCGTCGCCTGGACCGGCCACACCGCCACCCGGACGACCGAGGCGATCTACGAGTTCGGCCGGAGCGGCGGTCTCGAGGACCTCCTCGAGGCGACCCGGAGGTTCGATCTGCCGACGCAGAATCTCGTCTACGCGGACACCGACGGTCGGACGCTGTACTACGCGACGGGCAAACTCCCCGTCCGAACGGTCGACGGCGAGGCGGTGTCCGGGAATCGGGTCTTCGACGGCTCCGCGGGCGAGGGCGAGTGGGAGGGGTTCACTCCGTTCGGCGAGTCCTCGTGGGACGGGTTCGTCCCCTTCGAGGAGAAACCTCACGCGATCGATCCGGACGTGCTCGCGACGGCCAACCAGCGCGTCGTCGACGATCCCGAACACTACGTCGGCGTCGCCTACGCCTCGCCGTACCGCGGCGCGCGGATCTACGATCAGCTGGACGAGCGAGTTGCGAGCGGCGAGGCCACGGACCCCGAGTTTCACCGTGACCTCCAGTCCGATACCCGCGACGGACGGGCGGACCAGTTCGTGCCCGAACTGCTCGAGGCGCTCGAGGCCCACGAGGCCGACGACGGGCTCGAAGACGCTGCCGCGACGCTCGACGGCTGGGACCGACGGATGGACCGGAACAGCGCGGGTGCGCTCGTCTTCGCCCGGTGGGTGGACCACGTCCGCCGGCTGACCCTCGAGCCCCAGTTCGGGGACGCCAACCTCGACGAGTCGTACTATCCGGGCGATTGGGAAATCGCGACGCTCCCCGACGACAGCGACCTCTACGTGGACCGATCGCGAGCGGAAACGATGGTGGAGGCGCTGATGGAGGCGCTCGAGGAGATCGACGACGAGGGCTGGGACGTCTACGGCGACTGGAACACGACGCGGACGATCGAACACCCGTTCGGCGCGGAGGCACCCTTCCTCGACTACGACGAGCGGCCGCTCGACGGGTCGCGCGCGACGGTCAATAACTACCGCGTCGAGAGCGCCGTCGGCTCCAGTTGGCGGATGGTCGTCGAACCCGGCGGGGACGCCACGGCGGTTCTGCCCGGCGGGAACTCCGGGGACTACTTCTCCGCACACTACGACGATCAGTTCGAGCGCTGGATCGACAACGACCAGAAACCGATGGACCGGACGAGCGACGGCGACGTCACGGTCACGTTCACGGAGGGATCGTCGTGA
- a CDS encoding aldo/keto reductase: MEYTTLGSTGMEVSRLCLGCMSFGSSDWREWVLDDEESEEIIERAIDLGINFFDTANMYSRGESERILGDALEGHRERSIIATKGYFQMREDDPNSGGLSRKAIEQELAASRDRLGVDTIDLYQPHRWDYDTPVETTLRALDDAVRRGHVRHIGASSMWAHQFAQALSTSDQFGLERFATMQNHYNLVYREEEREMLPLCANEGIGVMPWSPLARGYLTRPHEEIDATKRGETEEHMYEHPYREGGGREVNERVAEVAADRDVTMAQISLAWLLHKEWVDAPIIGTTSVEHLEQAVEALEISLSESDIAYLEDPYEPVAVSGHT, from the coding sequence ATGGAGTACACGACCCTCGGTTCGACCGGAATGGAAGTCAGTCGGCTCTGTCTGGGCTGTATGAGTTTCGGCTCGAGCGACTGGCGTGAGTGGGTTCTGGACGACGAAGAGAGCGAGGAAATTATCGAGCGCGCGATCGACCTCGGAATCAACTTCTTCGATACGGCGAACATGTACTCGCGGGGCGAGTCCGAGCGTATTTTGGGCGATGCGCTCGAGGGCCATCGCGAGCGCTCGATCATCGCCACGAAAGGCTACTTCCAGATGCGTGAGGACGATCCGAACTCGGGCGGACTCTCCCGGAAGGCGATCGAGCAGGAACTCGCGGCCAGCCGAGACCGACTCGGAGTGGACACCATCGACCTCTACCAGCCCCACCGCTGGGATTACGACACGCCGGTCGAGACGACGCTCCGGGCGCTCGACGACGCGGTTCGGCGGGGCCACGTCCGCCACATCGGGGCGTCCTCGATGTGGGCACACCAGTTCGCGCAAGCGCTTTCGACGAGCGACCAGTTCGGTCTCGAGCGATTCGCGACGATGCAAAACCACTACAACCTCGTCTACCGCGAGGAGGAGCGTGAGATGCTGCCCCTCTGTGCGAACGAAGGGATCGGCGTGATGCCGTGGTCGCCGCTGGCTCGCGGCTATCTCACCCGTCCCCACGAGGAGATCGACGCCACGAAACGCGGCGAAACGGAAGAGCACATGTACGAACATCCGTATCGGGAAGGCGGCGGGCGGGAGGTCAACGAGCGCGTCGCGGAGGTTGCGGCCGACAGGGACGTGACGATGGCCCAGATCTCGCTGGCGTGGTTGCTCCACAAAGAATGGGTCGACGCACCGATTATCGGCACGACGAGCGTCGAACACCTCGAGCAGGCCGTCGAGGCGCTCGAGATCTCGCTTTCGGAGTCGGATATCGCGTATCTCGAGGACCCCTACGAACCGGTTGCGGTGTCGGGTCACACCTGA